Proteins from a single region of Stutzerimonas stutzeri:
- the rpsG gene encoding 30S ribosomal protein S7, with protein MPRRRVAAKREILDDPKYGSLILAKFMNHVMESGKKAVAERIVYGALDKVKERKNSDPLEIFEKALDAIAPLVEVKSRRVGGATYQVPVEVRPSRRNALAMRWLVDAARKRGEKSMALRLAGELMDAFEGKGAAVKKREDVHRMAEANKAFSHYRF; from the coding sequence ATGCCAAGACGTCGTGTAGCAGCCAAGCGCGAGATCCTTGACGATCCGAAGTACGGAAGTCTGATCCTGGCCAAGTTCATGAACCACGTGATGGAGAGCGGCAAGAAAGCCGTTGCCGAGCGTATTGTTTATGGTGCATTGGACAAGGTGAAGGAGCGCAAGAATAGCGATCCCCTGGAAATCTTCGAAAAAGCACTCGATGCCATCGCTCCGCTGGTCGAAGTTAAATCCCGCCGTGTAGGTGGTGCTACCTACCAGGTTCCGGTCGAAGTTCGCCCTTCCCGTCGCAATGCTCTGGCCATGCGTTGGCTGGTCGACGCAGCGCGCAAGCGCGGCGAGAAATCCATGGCGCTGCGCCTCGCTGGCGAGCTGATGGATGCTTTTGAAGGTAAAGGCGCTGCAGTCAAGAAGCGCGAAGATGTGCACCGTATGGCTGAAGCCAACAAGGCCTTCTCGCACTACCGCTTCTAA
- the rpsL gene encoding 30S ribosomal protein S12, whose amino-acid sequence MATINQLVRQPRKRVVEKSDVPALQNCPQRRGVCTRVYTTTPKKPNSALRKVCRVRLTNGYEVASYIGGEGHNLQEHSVVLIRGGRVKDLPGVRYHTVRGSLDTSGVKDRKQGRSKYGAKRPK is encoded by the coding sequence ATGGCAACTATCAACCAGCTGGTACGTCAGCCGCGTAAGCGGGTCGTCGAGAAAAGCGACGTCCCTGCGCTGCAAAACTGCCCGCAACGTCGTGGCGTGTGCACTCGTGTGTACACCACCACGCCGAAGAAACCGAACTCTGCACTTCGTAAGGTTTGCCGCGTTCGTCTAACCAATGGCTATGAAGTCGCTTCCTATATCGGCGGTGAAGGCCACAACCTGCAAGAACACAGCGTAGTGCTGATCCGTGGCGGTCGTGTAAAGGACCTTCCGGGTGTGCGTTACCACACCGTGCGCGGTTCGCTGGATACCTCCGGCGTTAAAGATCGTAAGCAGGGTCGTTCCAAGTACGGCGCCAAGCGTCCGAAGTAA
- the rplD gene encoding 50S ribosomal protein L4, with the protein MQLNVNGAQAIEVSDRTFGGDYNETLVHQAVVAYMAGGRQGSKQQKTRSDVSGGGKRPWRQKGTGRARAGTTRGPIWRGGGVTFAARPQNHEQKLNKKMYRAAMRSILAELVRSERLVVVEDFAVDAPKTKVLASKLNGMGLSDVLIVSDAVDQNLYLAARNLPHVDVRDVQGSDPVSLIAYDKVLITVSAVKKFEELLG; encoded by the coding sequence ATGCAATTGAATGTAAATGGCGCACAGGCCATCGAAGTCTCCGATCGTACCTTTGGTGGCGATTACAACGAGACGCTGGTGCACCAGGCAGTCGTGGCCTACATGGCTGGCGGTCGTCAGGGTAGCAAGCAGCAGAAGACCCGTTCCGATGTCTCCGGTGGTGGCAAGCGTCCGTGGCGTCAGAAAGGTACCGGCCGTGCTCGTGCTGGTACCACTCGTGGTCCGATCTGGCGTGGCGGTGGTGTTACCTTTGCTGCTCGTCCGCAGAACCATGAGCAGAAACTCAACAAGAAGATGTATCGCGCTGCAATGCGCTCCATTCTTGCTGAGCTGGTTCGCTCCGAGCGCCTGGTTGTCGTAGAAGATTTCGCCGTCGATGCCCCAAAGACCAAGGTGCTTGCTAGCAAGCTCAATGGTATGGGTCTGAGCGACGTGCTGATCGTTTCCGATGCTGTCGATCAGAACCTGTACCTCGCTGCGCGCAACCTGCCGCATGTCGATGTACGTGACGTCCAGGGTTCCGATCCGGTTAGCCTGATCGCCTATGACAAGGTGTTGATCACCGTGTCGGCTGTGAAGAAATTCGAGGAGCTGCTGGGATGA
- the rpsJ gene encoding 30S ribosomal protein S10, giving the protein MQNQQIRIRLKAFDHRLIDQSTQEIVETAKRTGAQVRGPIPLPTRKERFTVLVSPHVNKDARDQYEIRTHKRVLDIVQPTDKTVDALMKLDLAAGVEVQISLG; this is encoded by the coding sequence ATGCAAAACCAACAAATCCGTATTCGGTTGAAGGCTTTTGACCATCGCCTGATCGATCAATCAACCCAGGAAATCGTGGAAACCGCGAAACGTACTGGTGCTCAGGTGCGTGGTCCGATTCCGCTGCCAACCCGCAAAGAGCGGTTCACTGTGCTGGTTTCTCCGCACGTCAACAAAGACGCGCGCGATCAGTATGAAATTCGAACCCATAAGCGTGTGCTGGACATTGTTCAGCCGACCGACAAGACCGTCGATGCGCTGATGAAGCTCGATCTTGCGGCTGGTGTGGAAGTGCAGATCAGCCTCGGCTAA
- the rplP gene encoding 50S ribosomal protein L16: MLQPKRTKFRKQMTGHNRGLAQRGSKVSFGEFALKSVSRGRLTARQIEAARRALTRHVKRGGKIWIRVFPDKPVTKKPLEVRMGKGKGSVEYWVAQIQPGKVLYEIEGVSEELAREAFALAAAKLPLATSFVKRTVM; encoded by the coding sequence ATGTTGCAACCCAAGCGTACAAAATTCCGCAAGCAGATGACCGGCCACAACCGCGGTCTGGCTCAGCGCGGTAGCAAGGTCAGCTTCGGCGAATTCGCGCTGAAGTCTGTTTCCCGTGGTCGTCTGACTGCGCGCCAGATCGAGGCTGCACGTCGTGCGCTCACCCGTCACGTGAAGCGTGGCGGTAAGATCTGGATCCGCGTGTTCCCCGACAAGCCCGTCACCAAGAAGCCCCTAGAAGTTCGTATGGGTAAAGGTAAGGGTAGCGTCGAGTACTGGGTAGCCCAGATTCAGCCTGGCAAAGTGCTCTACGAGATCGAGGGTGTTTCCGAAGAGCTGGCGCGTGAGGCTTTCGCCCTGGCCGCTGCAAAGCTGCCGCTCGCCACCTCCTTTGTTAAGCGGACGGTGATGTGA
- the fusA gene encoding elongation factor G — protein MARTTPINRYRNIGICAHVDAGKTTTTERILFYTGLSHKMGEVHDGAATTDWMVQEQERGITITSAAVTTFWQGSRGQYDNYRVNVIDTPGHVDFTIEVERSLRVLDGAVVVFCGTSGVEPQSETVWRQANKYGVPRIVYVNKMDRAGADFLRVVGQIKNRLGHTPVPIQLAIGAEENFEGQIDLIKMKAIYWNDDDKGTSYREEEIPAELQDLADEWRSNMVESAAEANEELMNKYLEGGELTVEEIKAGLRARTLAGEIVPAVCGSSFKNKGVPLVLDAVIEFLPAPTEIPAIQGVHPDSTEENEIKDERHADDNEPFSALAFKIATDPFVGTLTFVRVYSGVLNSGDSVINSVKGKKERVGRMVQMHANQREEIKEVRAGDIAALIGMKDVTTGETLCDADKPIILERMDFPEPVISVAVEPKTKADQEKMGIALGKLAQEDPSFRVKTDEETGQTIISGMGELHLDILVDRMRREFNVEANIGKPQVSYREKITKNCEIEGKFVRQSGGRGQFGHCWIRFAPADEGQEGLVFVNEVVGGVVPKEYIPAIQKGIEEQMKNGVVAGYPLIGLKATVFDGSYHDVDSNEMAFKVAASMATKQLAQKGGGVVLEPIMKVEVVTPEDYMGDVMGDLNRRRGLIQGMEDTVTGKVIRAEVPLGEMFGYATDVRSMSQGRASYSMEFSKYSEAPSNIVEALVKKQG, from the coding sequence GTGGCCCGTACTACCCCTATTAATCGCTACCGTAACATTGGTATCTGTGCCCACGTCGACGCGGGCAAGACCACCACCACGGAGCGGATTCTGTTTTACACCGGCCTCAGCCATAAAATGGGTGAAGTGCACGACGGTGCGGCGACTACTGACTGGATGGTTCAGGAGCAGGAGCGTGGTATTACCATTACCTCTGCTGCTGTAACGACCTTTTGGCAGGGTTCGCGCGGTCAGTATGACAACTATCGCGTCAACGTCATCGATACCCCTGGTCACGTCGACTTCACCATTGAGGTGGAGCGCTCGCTCCGCGTTCTCGATGGCGCCGTAGTCGTTTTCTGTGGTACTTCGGGTGTTGAGCCGCAGTCGGAAACCGTATGGCGTCAAGCCAACAAGTACGGCGTTCCACGTATCGTCTACGTCAACAAGATGGATCGCGCTGGCGCTGACTTCCTGCGCGTTGTTGGGCAGATCAAGAATCGCCTTGGTCACACCCCGGTGCCGATTCAGCTCGCTATTGGTGCAGAAGAGAACTTCGAAGGTCAGATTGATCTGATCAAGATGAAGGCCATCTACTGGAACGATGACGACAAGGGGACTTCTTACCGTGAGGAAGAAATCCCGGCCGAGCTTCAGGATCTGGCGGATGAGTGGCGCTCGAACATGGTCGAGTCGGCTGCTGAAGCCAACGAAGAGCTGATGAACAAGTACCTCGAGGGTGGCGAGCTGACTGTCGAGGAAATCAAGGCAGGTCTGCGCGCGCGCACTCTGGCTGGTGAAATCGTTCCTGCGGTCTGCGGTTCGTCCTTCAAGAACAAGGGCGTGCCTCTGGTTCTCGATGCGGTTATCGAATTCCTGCCTGCTCCGACTGAGATTCCTGCTATCCAGGGTGTTCATCCCGATAGCACGGAAGAGAACGAGATCAAGGATGAGCGTCACGCTGACGACAATGAGCCGTTCTCGGCTCTGGCCTTCAAGATTGCCACCGACCCGTTCGTTGGTACGCTGACCTTCGTTCGCGTGTATTCGGGTGTCCTGAATTCCGGTGACTCTGTCATCAACTCGGTCAAAGGCAAGAAAGAGCGCGTTGGCCGTATGGTGCAAATGCACGCTAACCAGCGTGAAGAGATCAAGGAAGTGCGCGCGGGCGACATCGCTGCTCTGATTGGTATGAAGGATGTCACCACTGGTGAGACCCTTTGTGATGCAGATAAGCCGATCATTCTCGAGCGCATGGATTTCCCGGAGCCGGTTATTTCGGTTGCAGTTGAGCCAAAAACCAAGGCTGACCAGGAGAAGATGGGTATCGCATTGGGCAAACTTGCTCAGGAAGATCCGTCGTTCCGCGTCAAAACCGACGAGGAAACCGGTCAGACCATCATCTCGGGTATGGGTGAGTTGCACCTGGACATCCTCGTCGATCGTATGCGTCGCGAGTTCAATGTCGAGGCCAATATTGGCAAGCCTCAGGTTTCGTACCGCGAGAAGATCACCAAGAACTGCGAAATCGAAGGTAAGTTCGTTCGTCAGTCCGGTGGTCGTGGCCAGTTTGGTCATTGCTGGATTCGCTTCGCGCCGGCGGACGAAGGTCAGGAAGGTCTGGTATTCGTCAATGAGGTAGTGGGTGGTGTGGTTCCGAAGGAATACATCCCAGCTATCCAGAAGGGTATCGAAGAGCAGATGAAGAACGGTGTTGTTGCCGGCTATCCGCTCATTGGCTTGAAAGCAACCGTATTTGACGGTTCCTACCATGACGTCGACTCCAACGAGATGGCGTTCAAGGTGGCGGCTTCCATGGCGACCAAGCAGCTGGCCCAGAAGGGCGGTGGTGTTGTGCTTGAGCCGATCATGAAAGTAGAAGTGGTAACCCCTGAGGACTACATGGGTGACGTGATGGGTGACCTGAATCGTCGTCGTGGTCTGATCCAGGGTATGGAAGATACGGTCACTGGTAAGGTGATCCGTGCCGAGGTTCCGCTGGGTGAGATGTTCGGATATGCGACCGACGTTCGGTCCATGTCCCAGGGTCGCGCAAGCTACTCCATGGAATTCTCCAAATACTCCGAGGCTCCGTCGAATATCGTCGAAGCACTGGTTAAAAAACAAGGTTGA
- the rplW gene encoding 50S ribosomal protein L23 gives MNQERVFKVLLGPHVSEKATVLADSKKQFVFKVATDATKLEIKKAVESLFDVKVAAVNTLNVQGKTKRTARGLGKRNDWKKAYIALQPGQDLDFSGSAE, from the coding sequence ATGAACCAGGAACGCGTATTCAAAGTCCTGCTTGGTCCGCACGTCTCTGAGAAGGCTACCGTGCTGGCTGACAGCAAGAAGCAATTCGTTTTCAAGGTTGCGACTGACGCAACCAAGCTGGAAATCAAGAAGGCTGTCGAAAGCCTGTTCGACGTGAAGGTCGCCGCTGTCAACACTCTGAATGTTCAGGGTAAGACCAAGCGCACCGCTCGCGGTCTGGGCAAGCGCAACGACTGGAAGAAGGCGTACATCGCTCTTCAGCCAGGCCAGGATCTCGATTTCTCCGGCAGTGCTGAGTAA
- the rpsC gene encoding 30S ribosomal protein S3 gives MGQKVHPTGIRLGIVKEHTSVWYADGRTYANYLLADLNVREYLQDKLKSASVSRIDIHRPAQTARITIHTARPGIVIGKKGEDVEKLRQDLTKQMGVPVHINIEEIRKPELDAMLVAQSVAQQLERRVMFRRAMKRAVQNAMRIGAKGIKIQVSGRLGGAEIARTEWYREGRVPLHTLRADIDYNTYEAHTTYGVIGVKVWIFKGEVIGGRHEELKPQAPAPRKKAAK, from the coding sequence ATGGGTCAGAAAGTACATCCCACTGGCATTCGCCTGGGAATCGTCAAGGAGCACACCTCCGTCTGGTACGCAGACGGCCGTACGTATGCAAATTATCTGCTTGCAGATCTGAACGTGCGTGAGTACCTCCAAGACAAATTAAAAAGCGCGTCCGTAAGCCGTATCGATATCCATCGCCCGGCTCAAACCGCACGCATCACCATCCATACCGCTCGTCCCGGCATCGTTATCGGGAAGAAGGGTGAGGATGTTGAGAAGCTGCGTCAGGACCTGACCAAGCAAATGGGTGTGCCGGTGCACATCAACATTGAAGAGATCCGCAAGCCGGAGCTCGACGCCATGCTGGTTGCACAGAGCGTAGCTCAGCAGCTGGAGCGTCGCGTAATGTTCCGTCGCGCCATGAAGCGCGCCGTGCAGAACGCCATGCGTATTGGTGCCAAAGGCATCAAAATCCAGGTCAGTGGTCGTCTGGGTGGGGCTGAAATCGCCCGTACCGAGTGGTATCGCGAAGGTCGTGTGCCTCTGCACACACTGCGTGCCGATATCGATTACAACACTTACGAAGCGCACACCACTTACGGTGTGATCGGCGTGAAGGTGTGGATCTTCAAAGGCGAAGTGATTGGTGGTCGCCATGAAGAGCTCAAGCCTCAAGCGCCTGCTCCTCGTAAAAAAGCTGCTAAGTAA
- the rplV gene encoding 50S ribosomal protein L22 produces MEVAAKLSGARISAQKARLVADQIRGKKVGEALNLLAFSSKKAAEIMKKVLESAVANAEHNEGADVDDLKVSTVFVNEGRSLKRIMPRAKGRADRIVKRSCHITVKVADK; encoded by the coding sequence ATGGAAGTAGCCGCTAAGTTGTCGGGCGCTCGCATCTCCGCCCAGAAAGCCCGCCTGGTCGCCGACCAGATCCGCGGGAAGAAGGTGGGCGAAGCGCTCAACCTCCTGGCTTTCAGTAGCAAGAAAGCCGCCGAGATCATGAAAAAAGTGCTGGAGTCGGCCGTTGCCAACGCCGAGCACAACGAAGGCGCCGATGTGGATGATCTCAAGGTCTCCACAGTCTTCGTCAACGAAGGGCGTTCGCTTAAGCGCATCATGCCGCGTGCCAAAGGCCGCGCTGATCGCATCGTCAAGCGGTCTTGCCATATCACTGTCAAGGTTGCGGACAAGTAA
- the rplC gene encoding 50S ribosomal protein L3: MTIGVVGRKCGMTRVFTEDGVSIPVTVIEIEPNRVTQFKNEESDGYRAVQVTVGERRASRVTKAQAGHFAKANVAAGRGVWEFRLDGEEFQVGDQINAEIFQAGQMVDVTGQSKGKGFAGTIKRWNFRGQDNTHGNSVSHRVPGSIGQCQTPGRVFKGKKMSGHMGAERVTVQSLEIVRVDAERNLLLVKGAVPGATGSDVLVRPAAKARG; the protein is encoded by the coding sequence ATGACTATTGGTGTAGTCGGTCGTAAATGCGGCATGACCCGCGTTTTCACCGAGGATGGTGTCTCTATTCCGGTTACGGTCATTGAGATCGAGCCGAATCGCGTCACCCAATTCAAGAATGAAGAGAGCGATGGCTATCGTGCAGTGCAGGTTACTGTCGGTGAGCGTCGCGCGTCCCGTGTTACCAAGGCTCAGGCTGGTCACTTCGCGAAGGCGAATGTAGCTGCTGGTCGTGGCGTCTGGGAATTCCGCCTTGATGGCGAGGAGTTCCAGGTTGGTGACCAGATCAATGCCGAGATTTTCCAGGCAGGACAAATGGTGGATGTCACCGGTCAGTCCAAGGGTAAAGGCTTTGCCGGTACCATCAAGCGCTGGAACTTTCGTGGTCAGGACAATACCCACGGTAACTCCGTATCCCACCGCGTCCCGGGCTCTATCGGTCAGTGCCAGACTCCAGGTCGTGTATTCAAGGGCAAGAAGATGTCCGGGCACATGGGCGCCGAGCGCGTAACCGTGCAGTCTCTGGAAATCGTGCGTGTCGATGCTGAGCGGAATCTGCTGTTGGTGAAGGGCGCAGTGCCCGGCGCCACTGGTAGTGACGTGCTCGTGCGTCCGGCCGCCAAGGCTCGCGGTTAA
- the rpsS gene encoding 30S ribosomal protein S19 — translation MPRSLKKGPFIDLHLLKKVEVAVEKNDRKPVKTWSRRSMILPQMVGLTIAVHNGRQHVPVLVNEDMVGHKLGEFAGTRTYRGHVADKKGKR, via the coding sequence GTGCCGCGTTCTCTGAAAAAAGGTCCTTTTATCGATCTTCACCTATTGAAGAAGGTCGAAGTGGCGGTGGAAAAGAACGATCGCAAGCCGGTTAAAACCTGGTCGCGTCGCTCCATGATCCTGCCACAAATGGTCGGTCTGACCATCGCTGTACATAACGGTCGTCAACATGTTCCGGTTCTTGTGAACGAAGACATGGTCGGCCATAAACTCGGCGAGTTCGCTGGTACCCGCACCTATCGCGGGCACGTAGCGGACAAGAAAGGCAAGCGCTAA
- the rplB gene encoding 50S ribosomal protein L2, whose protein sequence is MAIVKCKPTSAGRRFVVKVVNQELHKGAPYAPLLEKKSKTGGRNNNGRITTRHIGGGHKQHYRLVDFRRNKDGIPAIVERIEYDPNRTAHIALLKYADGERRYIIAPKGVSAGDQLVSGINAPIKAGNSLPLRNIPLGSTVHGVELKPGKGAQIARSAGASAQLVAREGSYVTLRLRSGEMRKVLAECRATLGEVSNSEHSLRSLGKAGAKRWKGIRPTVRGVAMNPVDHPHGGGEGRTSGGRHPVSPWGFPTKGAKTRTNKRTDNMIVRRRK, encoded by the coding sequence ATGGCAATTGTTAAATGCAAACCGACTTCCGCGGGCCGCCGTTTTGTGGTCAAGGTGGTCAATCAGGAGCTGCACAAAGGCGCTCCTTACGCACCGCTGCTCGAGAAGAAGTCGAAGACTGGCGGCCGTAACAACAACGGTCGTATCACCACTCGCCATATCGGTGGTGGTCATAAGCAGCACTATCGTCTGGTCGATTTTCGTCGCAACAAGGATGGCATTCCTGCCATCGTTGAGCGTATCGAATACGATCCGAACCGTACTGCGCACATCGCGTTGCTGAAGTATGCCGACGGTGAGCGTCGCTACATCATCGCGCCGAAAGGTGTAAGCGCTGGCGATCAGCTGGTCTCGGGCATTAATGCTCCGATCAAGGCTGGTAACAGTCTGCCGCTGCGCAACATTCCGCTGGGTTCTACCGTCCACGGTGTTGAGCTCAAGCCGGGCAAGGGTGCCCAGATCGCTCGCTCCGCTGGTGCTTCGGCTCAGCTGGTTGCTCGCGAGGGTTCCTACGTGACGCTGCGTCTGCGCTCCGGCGAGATGCGCAAAGTGTTGGCCGAGTGCCGCGCGACCCTGGGTGAAGTCTCGAACTCCGAGCATAGCCTGCGTTCGTTGGGTAAGGCTGGTGCCAAGCGCTGGAAGGGCATTCGTCCTACCGTTCGTGGTGTCGCGATGAACCCGGTCGATCACCCACACGGTGGTGGTGAAGGTCGTACCTCCGGTGGTCGTCATCCGGTGTCGCCATGGGGCTTCCCGACTAAGGGCGCGAAGACCCGCACTAACAAGCGCACCGATAACATGATCGTCCGTCGTCGCAAGTAA
- the tuf gene encoding elongation factor Tu → MAKEKFERNKPHVNVGTIGHVDHGKTTLTAALTRVCSEVFGSARVDFDKIDSAPEEKARGITINTAHVEYDSNIRHYAHVDCPGHADYVKNMITGAAQMDGAILVCSAADGPMPQTREHILLSRQVGVPYIVVFLNKADMVDDAELLELVEMEVRDLLSTYDFPGDDTPIIIGSALMALNGQDDNEMGTTAVKKLVETLDTYIPEPVRAIDKPFLMPIEDVFSISGRGTVVTGRVERGIVKIQEEIEIVGLRDTTKTTCTGVEMFRKLLDEGRAGENCGVLLRGTKRDDVERGQVLAKPGTIKPHTKFEAEVYVLSKEEGGRHTPFFKGYRPQFYFRTTDVTGSCELPEGVEMVMPGDNVKMVVTLIKPIAMEDGLRFAIREGGRTVGAGVVAKIVE, encoded by the coding sequence GTGGCTAAGGAAAAGTTCGAACGTAACAAACCGCACGTCAACGTCGGCACCATTGGTCACGTCGACCATGGCAAGACCACTCTGACGGCAGCTCTGACTCGCGTGTGCTCCGAGGTTTTCGGTTCCGCTCGTGTCGACTTCGACAAGATCGATAGCGCCCCGGAAGAGAAGGCTCGTGGTATTACCATCAACACCGCTCACGTAGAGTACGACTCCAATATTCGTCACTACGCGCACGTTGATTGCCCGGGTCACGCTGACTATGTGAAGAACATGATCACCGGTGCTGCGCAGATGGACGGCGCGATCCTGGTTTGCTCGGCTGCTGACGGCCCCATGCCGCAGACTCGCGAGCACATCCTGCTGTCCCGTCAGGTAGGTGTTCCGTACATCGTCGTGTTCCTGAACAAGGCCGACATGGTCGACGACGCTGAGCTGCTCGAGCTGGTCGAGATGGAAGTTCGTGATCTGCTGTCCACCTATGACTTCCCGGGCGACGACACCCCGATCATCATCGGCTCCGCGCTGATGGCTCTGAACGGTCAAGACGACAACGAGATGGGCACCACTGCCGTCAAGAAGCTCGTCGAGACTCTGGATACTTACATCCCTGAGCCGGTTCGTGCCATCGACAAGCCGTTCCTGATGCCGATCGAAGACGTGTTCTCCATCTCTGGTCGCGGTACTGTTGTGACCGGTCGTGTAGAGCGCGGTATCGTCAAGATCCAGGAAGAAATCGAGATCGTTGGTCTGCGTGATACCACCAAGACCACCTGTACCGGTGTCGAGATGTTCCGCAAGCTGCTCGACGAAGGTCGTGCTGGTGAGAACTGTGGCGTCCTGCTGCGCGGCACCAAGCGTGACGACGTGGAGCGTGGTCAGGTACTGGCCAAGCCGGGCACCATCAAGCCGCACACTAAGTTCGAAGCTGAAGTGTACGTTCTGTCCAAAGAGGAAGGTGGTCGTCACACCCCGTTCTTCAAGGGCTACCGTCCTCAGTTCTACTTCCGTACCACCGACGTAACCGGTTCGTGCGAGCTGCCGGAAGGCGTTGAGATGGTAATGCCGGGCGACAACGTGAAAATGGTTGTTACCCTGATCAAGCCGATCGCAATGGAAGATGGTCTGCGCTTCGCGATTCGCGAAGGTGGCCGTACCGTTGGTGCTGGCGTGGTTGCCAAGATCGTCGAATAA